A single genomic interval of Strix uralensis isolate ZFMK-TIS-50842 unplaced genomic scaffold, bStrUra1 scaffold_258, whole genome shotgun sequence harbors:
- the ERFL gene encoding ETS domain-containing transcription factor ERF-like has protein sequence MDCSCVSDLLLTSPVPALWTPGFAFPDWAYKPESSPGSRQIQLWHFILELLRQEQYREVIAWQGDYGEFVIKDPDEVARLWGVRKCKPHMNYDKLSRALRYYYNKRILHKTKGKRFTYKFNFSKVVLVNYPLLEVAGGAPLLLAPGPFPGGGHGPDCAPLTPETLQSLFCGPRPADPPGRAPPFERQPEAEKLRLEAAAPFLGSGLSGYSKAPALLGGYGRGPVPEYPWGWGPYVPGALPLAKLPAALYPPPFYPPLPPPPPPGPGPLPGPVPPPGPGPLPGRPLEPGSDSELEVTDGGGGSSGDECNIVCAPRAPRLCVVVMEERAPPRPPTRVYEAAPLPPPRRLLKQ, from the exons GCTTCGCCTTCCCGGACTGGGCCTACAAGCCGGAGTCGAGCCCGGGCTCGCGGCAGATCCAGCTCTGGCACTTCATCCTGGAGCTGCTGCGGCAGGAGCAGTACCGGGAGGTGATCGCCTGGCAGGGCGACTACGGCGAGTTCGTCATCAAGGACCCCGACGAGGTGGCCCGGCTCTGGGGCGTCCGCAAGTGCAAACCCCACATGAACTACGACAAGCTCAGCCGCGCCCTCAG gtacTACTACAACAAGCGGATCCTGCACAAGACCAAGGGCAAACGCTTCACCTACAAGTTCAACTTCAGCAAGGTGGTGCTGGTCAACTACCCGCTGCTGGAGGTGGCCGGGGGGGCCCCGCTCCTGCTGGCCCCCGGGCCCTtcccggggggggggcacggccccGACTGCGCCCCGCTCACCCCCGAG ACGCTGCAGTCGCTGTTCTGCGGCCCGCGCCCCGCCGACCCCCCCGGGCGGGCCCCCCCGTTCGAGCGGCAGCCGGAGGCCGAGAAGCTGCGGCTGGAGGCGGCTGCGCCCTTCCTGGGCTCCG GTCTCTCGGGCTACTCGAAGGCGCCGGCGCTGCTGGGGGGCTACGGGCGGGGCCCGGTGCCCGAGtacccctggggctgggggccctACGTGCCCGGGGCGCTGCCGCTGGCCAAGCTGCCGGCCGCGCTCTACCCGCCGCCCTTCtacccgccgctgccgccgccgccgccgccggggccggggccgctgccggggccggtgccgccgccggggccggggccgctgccggGGCGGCCGCTGGAGCCGGGCTCGGACTCGGAGCTGGAGGTGAcggacggcggcggcggcagctcggGGGACGAG TGCAATATCGTCTgtgccccccgtgccccccgctTGTGCGTCGTTGTGATGGAGGAACgagcccccccgcgcccccccacT cGTGTGTACGAGGCGgcccccctgccgcccccccggCGGCTGCTCAAGCAATAA